DNA sequence from the Glycine soja cultivar W05 chromosome 18, ASM419377v2, whole genome shotgun sequence genome:
GTACTTTCAGATGACCTAATCTCACACTTTTTTTATCAGTACTGGGAGAAGGCTGAATTCCCATTTCATGTTATCCCAAAGTTTGCTGCCCTGCGTATTGCTGGTGGCACAATTAAGGTTCTCTATTTACATATATTGCTTCTTAGAGTCTTAGTTAGGTGTAAGACACTGCAAAAGGAGTTCTTACCTAGTTTTGACTGATTCTCAGGGTTATGGTTGTCCTGGTCTTTCCATAGCTGGAAGTGCTGTTGCTGCAGCAGAAGTTGCTAGAGTTGATGCAAGCTGCTCAACTTTCTTTTTGGTCCATTCTTCCTTGGCAATGCTCACTATtggtattattttttcttttttcaatgatAAATCTCTGAATGGTAATCGTTTTGCTAATAGTAATTCATAGTTCCTGAAATTTTATGTCTTTGATTGGCCATCAAGTATAGCATTGTGTGGGTCTGAAGCTCAGAAGCAAAAGTATCTACCTTCTTTGGCTCAAATGAAAACTATAGCATGTTGGGTAAGTTACCTTCCTTGGATTTGAATGATCTGTATCATTTTGCTAAAGTTACATTCTTCAAAGaggttgtttttcttttcattaggCTTTGACTGAACCTGACTATGGAAGTGATGCCAGTGCTTTGAAGACCACAGCAACAAAGGTCCAGTGCCTAATGCATCTTATCTATCAGTTGCATTTAACTCATTTGTCTTTACCTGACATATTTTACTATGCTCAATTGTGTTCCGATGTTCAATAAAGTATTTCTTCTTTGCATTGAAAATATCAGGTGGAAGGTGGTTGGATCCTTGATGGCCAAAAGAGATGGATAGGAAACAGTACATTTGCTGATTTGTTGGTTATCTTTGCTAGGAATATGACAACTAATCAAATAAATGGGTAAGCCATAGTTGTACTTACTCCTTTTATTTGTTGGCCATGGAGACCCAAACACCCATGAAATTTCATGGATTGTCTTATTATACTCTAGCCTTGCACCctgaaagaaaacagaaaagagGAAACTAGTGCAAAGATTAACATCATTAACACCATATCAAAGTGAAAAATATAGGCTAAGAAAACATTATATTGAGACATTCAGAATTCtagattatttttcatatacatTTTCTCTCATGCTTTATATTTTGTTGATGCTCTTGTGTCCAGTTTCACACCTACTCTTTTTGTTTACTTTGTTTTTTGGTACTGTTATTTCAGATATATTGTCAAAAAGGATGCGCCAGGTTTAACAGTAACAAAAATGGAGAACAAAATTGGACTTAGGATCGTACAAAATGGAGACATAGTTATGGGGAAAGTTTTTGTCCCTGATGATGACAGACTAGAAGGAGTCAATTCTTTTCAGGATACAAACAAGGTAAAATTAGTATGTTACTTGTCTCTGCTGTTATTTCAAGAAGGTGATTTCATCATttcaataataaatgaaataattatgGTATAAGTCTTGCTCTTTATATAACTTCTATTACCTGATGAAGTAGTAGAACATTAGTCAATCTTGGTTCCTGTGCTGTGTCCTTTTGGAGCTAGCTGCTGTGCCTTTGTAGGATTCTCCACGCCTTAGGTTGTGGACAAGATCAGCATTATGCAAATGCAGTTTCATCTTGTTGAATTATCGAATATGCCACTCTAATGCGTTTTACTTTTGCATTATTTTCCTTTAGGGGCAGGCACATCATATTTTTTGGTTGATATTGTCATATCTGCTTTTGGATAAGTACagtctaattttcttttttcatttcataGTATTAGTCTATTATTCTCTACTCTGAGGAAACAATTTTTGAGATTATATGCACGGTTTAATTTTTGAGATGTATATTAGACTGGTCAAACATATAAATTAACTTGTTgcatttttgtattttgtctATTAATTTACATGTTGCTTATTTGTTTTAGCTATCTCAAAAC
Encoded proteins:
- the LOC114397501 gene encoding acyl-coenzyme A oxidase 4, peroxisomal-like isoform X2, which translates into the protein MFLLHFHRPLQPLLFLLVYWEKAEFPFHVIPKFAALRIAGGTIKGYGCPGLSIAGSAVAAAEVARVDASCSTFFLVHSSLAMLTIALCGSEAQKQKYLPSLAQMKTIACWALTEPDYGSDASALKTTATKVEGGWILDGQKRWIGNSTFADLLVIFARNMTTNQINGYIVKKDAPGLTVTKMENKIGLRIVQNGDIVMGKVFVPDDDRLEGVNSFQDTNKVLAVSRVMVAWQPIGLSMGIYDMCHRYLKERKQFGAPLAAFQISQQKLVQMLGNIQAMILVGWRLCKLYESGKMTPGHASLGKSWITLRARETAALGRELLGGNGILADFLVAKAFCDIEPIYTFEGTYDINTLVTGREITGFASFKPVAQKSRL